In Ursus arctos isolate Adak ecotype North America unplaced genomic scaffold, UrsArc2.0 scaffold_2, whole genome shotgun sequence, the genomic stretch tgctttctgtggtgACGAGCGCCAATTTGACGGGCAGTACAGTCCTGAGCTGGACTGAGGTGACTGGGACCTGAGTGGTGGGGCCTGAGGTCAGAGGTGAGGAACTGGTCAGGGAAGTGAGTCCAAGGGGCTTAGGACAGACCCACATTATTGAGGCTTCTTACTCTGTTATTACCAGAAGAAGGGGTTGAGCAGTGAAGGGGCAGGGTCATGTACCACCCAGGCCCCTGGAAGGATAGGTTGGGAAGGGGGTGGTGGAAGAAGCACACAGCGCACTGGCTTGGAGGAAGACTTTATTttgccccctgctccccagccccccaggtcCCTAGCTAAGGCAGTTTGGCCTCTCTGTGGCCCTAGTTAGGCAGGGGCAGGGTGTCCTGGCCTCCTGATTAGTGGCTGTGGCCGTGGCCATGGCCACCGTGGCTATGGCAGTGGCCCTGGCCACCCTCCCCAAAGCCTGGCCCGTGGCTGTGGCCTTCTCCTTCAGGGGCATTCTTGTGCATCTCCTCGTGCGAAGCTACCGTCAGCCTGCCCACTAGGATGGAGAACTCCTCGAAGTTCAGCTGCTTGTCTCCATTTGTGTCCAGGTCCTCCAAGATCTTGTTTATGGCATTGTcattcttcttctgcttctgtgGGTGGGGGCGACAGGGCAGTTAGGGCTGGGCGTGACCAGCGCTGGGGACAGGGAGCTCGGCCAATGACCCCAGGCAAAGGCACAGGGAAACCTGGCCTCCTAGACCttagttaaaaagttaaaaatgaccACTGACAGATGCCCACAGTCTAGAGGGTGCTGAGCGTGTGCTAGACACTTGCCGATTTATTCTGCACGGGACCGGAGCACTACCATTCTCTCCATCTTACAGAAGAGGAACTGAGATCAAGTGACGTCCTTGAAGTCGTGCAAGTAGTATGTACAGAAATGTCACCTCATTTGGTCTTTATAACAAGCTCAACAGGTAGCCTTGGGTGTCTTCCTTGAGGAAACTGTCTTAGAAAAGGGGACCTAGTCTGTGCAAATTGACAAGGCTTGGGAGCTGGAGGGTGGACACGAGCCCAGCCTTGTCCCAGTCCCTCCACCTGTCtgtcctgctccctccccttttcccacctctcccttccctctctagGTTACTCATAAGTGACACTCATTTCGACCTACATAGAGGGGAAGTGTCTGAGGAGAACAAGATGGTTTGTACCTTGTGTGGGGCCAGAGAGCAGTGTATGCTGTCCACTGACCCCAAAGTGTGATGAAGTATGCTGGGGGGAGGCCGGGAGGTGGAGGATCCAGTCTGCAGTTGGTTCCACTCACTGGCTGGGGAGGCTCAGCTgagccccctccccagaccctgtGGGTGCCCAGCTCAGCCCCCAGGCCCTTCCCACTCCTGCAGCACCTCCACACAGCCTTCTTTTCTGCACTTTTCCCGGTTCCTCGGGCAGAGCACTCACTCTGCAACAGCTGCTCGGCAGGGTCTCAGCTTCCCCCTCCTGGACAAGGGAGGTGGGTGGCGGGACAGGTGTAGGAGGCACACCGAGGAGAACCTCGCCCCACTAGCTCTTGGCTGTACCCTCTTCTATCTGTCCTGATCCAGCATCCTGCTTCCCAGTGTCCGCACCTGTGGGGAGCTGTCAGCATCCCCCCTGTATCGCCTCCTGAGCTGTGTGGGGCTTGGTGAGGGCTGCCACTTGCCCCAGGAATGGAACTGAGACCGGAACTCAGACACCTCACCTTTCTTAGTCCAGGCCTCTGTTTCCCCAAAGTTCCCAGACTtgtaaagaaaactaaaagatcGGATGGAACcaatcctttttttccctagaagTGCCTAGTCATTTGCAGATCAGGGAAGTAAACTAATCATGTTACTGAGTGCTCTGTGCGCGCCACTGATCGTCAGGCTGCTTTGCCACACGCGGTGGATGCGTTTCCTACTCTGGACCCTCAGGGTTAGGGAGCCCCTCAGCTCTTGCACTCTGAGACCCGGCTGAGGGTTAGCGTCTTCTCCGCTTCTGCCAAGGGTTGTCCTCTGTTGCTTCCCTCCTTGATTCAGGTGTCAACTCAAAAGTCGCCTCCTTGGAGGGGGCCTTCTTGTCCACCCAACTAgtcagctccccccaccccgcccaaaTCATCCACAGCGCTCTCTCTTATGTCCTTTGGGGCACTAACGGGCATTGGATTTATCTGTGCTCTTTGCTGGCCAACGTCTTTTTGCTGCGTGTGCCAACGGTGGGTCCCTGTTTGCCACTAGGCACCCCTGTCTGGGACAGGGTCCTGCACCAGCATACACCGCCAGTCAGTCTGCTCTTTAAGTTGGAGCAGCTCTAGTGACGGGGCGCCCGGTGCCTCTGCAGGCTGGGCTGAGGGAGTTGGAATTTCCTCCTTGGCCCCTGCAGAGTGTACCCCCATGCCCCAGCCTTAGCCCGGACGCCCCAGGCTGCTCCAGGCCTTCCAGGAGCCTCTGCCTACCTTGAGGaagtttggcagttccttttTCACGAGCTGTTTCAGTTCTTTCTGGTTGAGTGTGTCCGGGTGCCCCAGCCGCACAGAGTACTGGTGGAAGATGTTGATGATGGTCTCGATGCTGCATTCCAGCTGCGACAACTGGTCCGCCATCTTCCTGCACTCTGAGGAGTGACAAGCCAGGGTTCAGGTGTTTAGAAGAAAAGGCTGCTGGGCTCCCCTGACACCTCCCACAGGCCGCACGCAGGAACAGCAGGAGAAACACGGAAGGAAAAGAAGCTCGCAGCTGGTCTGAGAGAAGATACTGCCCCACATAGGGTAGGGGTGGTTTTAGAGTATCTGGAGAACGCTGAAGAGTGGGCATTTGAGGACAAGAGGCCCCCACGGAATACGGTCCAAGAAAATGTGAGGGAACTTTCAAGTGGGTGGGTCAATCGAagagggcttccaggaggagaCCTTGGAGGAGGCCTGTCGTGGCGGGGAGGTGAAGAAGGAGtcggggtgtgtgtgggggggaagctGAGAGCTCACTTACCCAAGTCAAGGAGCCACACAGAGGGATTTGACAGCGCTGTGTGCGTCCAACATTTATAGGCAGCTCCTGGCCAGATACTCAGCTCTCGTGGGAAGATTGCTTCACAGGTGAGCAGTGTGGTAACCCTGAGCTGGACTGTCAGTGCCAGGAAAGGGGCTGGGGCGGGACAGGAAATGTTCACAAAGCTCTTTTGGCCTTTTTGTGAAatgcccagccctgggcctggagcTGGTTTGGGAGGAAGCTGGCTGGGTAGCTTACTTCCTCTCATCCCaatcccctgccccacctgagCAAGCCAGCTGCCTCTCCCTTGGCagctctcactctccccctgctcccattGAGGTTGGGTCAGTCAGTGGCTGCTGGTTCTGCCTCCCCCATGCATGCAGCCCAGCAAGGCTGGCTGAGCCTTCCTGTGACTGCCTGGCTCTGTGATAAGCAGTCCTTGGAGGTTGAGGTCTTGGCATGCGGTTCTTAGACTCACAGGGCGTGAGTTGGTGTTAGGAGGGTTGTCGGAAGTGCCCCACCCCCTTgtattatagatgaggaaaccgatGCCAGAGAGGGGCCTGCTTGGTGACACAGCAGGAACTGGGCCCAGACATCCTGGTTCTTGGTTAAGGGTGATTTCGATCACACCTCCCTCTTGCAGTCTGAGTGAGAGATCCTCAGGGTGAATGCGTTTCTAGAGCCAAGCCTTTAGAAACCTACAGCCTACAAGACAAACATTTTTATGTAGCTTCTCTTTGGGCAAGACCTGTCCCTCCCTGGCTACAAACCTCCCTTGCCCGGGGAAGAAAGCTGAGCTGCTTAGCACAGCATACAAAGCTCCCCAGAAACACCTGCCCTGCCCCTTACCCTCTCTTCCTATTCCCTTCCAGCTCCTCCCCTGGAGTCATAGGGGGCCCACCTGCCACATGCACCCCAGGCCTTTGTCTTTGGTGCTCTCACCCGAGTGCCCTTTACCCATGACAGGATGCAGTCCTACTGAGGCCTCATGGCTCGGTTCAAATGCCACCTCATCCAGGAGCCTGCTCTGATCTTCCCGATTGGAAACAGCTCTTCTTCCCCCAACATTGCTCCCACACCACTTCTGGCCTCAACACTTTCTCTCCTGGGTTGTGTACCTGTTTTGCTTTTGTCTGACAATTGCCTGTAGATCCTCGAGGGAAGTTCTTCATGTTCTACCCTCCTGAGCACACAGTCCAGGGCTTGGCAGATGGGGGACCTCACATTTGCTGAAGGATCATGTCCAGTCGTGGCAGCCTCGCCACCCCTTGACCCAGGAAGCCTGTATGGAGGACTTCACAATGGGTGCTGTCCTTGAAGCTGTTGCTCTGTCCAGCCTCCCCGCTATCTGGGAAgatg encodes the following:
- the S100A9 gene encoding protein S100-A9, with product MADQLSQLECSIETIINIFHQYSVRLGHPDTLNQKELKQLVKKELPNFLKKQKKNDNAINKILEDLDTNGDKQLNFEEFSILVGRLTVASHEEMHKNAPEGEGHSHGPGFGEGGQGHCHSHGGHGHGHSH